The Nitrospirota bacterium genome contains a region encoding:
- a CDS encoding phosphocholine cytidylyltransferase family protein: MKAIILSAGQGRRLLPLTAEAPKCALQIGGQSLVEWQITQLIKCGIDQVTVVVGFEADKVEHLLRSHYRPDQVQTLYNPFFAVSDNLVSCWLARHLMTEEFILLNGDTLFEEAILDRLLGTPSRPVTLVTDSKLTYDADDMKVTLDEHRVLGVGKTLQPDQSHGESIGMMLFRENGPDLFVSAVEGALRKPQALKRWYLSVIDEMAQSGLVRACPIQGLRWAEVDYPVDLEDAKKLVTSWGAPSSLKTPSAQQFSEPIPSH, translated from the coding sequence ATGAAGGCTATTATATTAAGCGCGGGGCAAGGACGACGTCTGCTTCCGTTAACGGCAGAAGCTCCCAAATGTGCCCTCCAGATCGGAGGACAGTCTCTGGTTGAGTGGCAGATCACGCAATTAATCAAGTGCGGCATCGATCAGGTGACCGTGGTCGTGGGGTTTGAAGCTGACAAGGTGGAACACCTCTTACGCAGCCATTATAGGCCAGACCAAGTACAAACGCTGTACAATCCATTTTTTGCCGTCAGCGATAATCTCGTCAGCTGTTGGCTGGCACGCCACCTGATGACCGAGGAGTTTATCCTATTGAACGGGGACACCTTGTTTGAAGAAGCCATTCTGGATCGCCTTCTTGGCACGCCATCCCGGCCGGTCACTCTCGTGACGGACAGCAAGTTGACCTACGATGCCGACGACATGAAAGTCACGTTAGACGAACACCGAGTGCTTGGAGTGGGGAAAACCCTTCAGCCGGATCAGTCTCATGGAGAGTCGATCGGCATGATGCTTTTCCGTGAAAATGGGCCCGACCTGTTTGTCAGCGCGGTCGAGGGTGCGCTTCGGAAACCCCAGGCGTTGAAGCGGTGGTATCTGTCGGTTATTGACGAAATGGCACAGTCAGGTCTCGTGCGGGCTTGTCCCATCCAAGGCTTGAGATGGGCCGAAGTGGACTATCCTGTTGATCTCGAGGATGCCAAAAAACTGGTAACCTCCTGGGGTGCCCCTTCCTCACTCAAGACCCCTTCCGCTCAGCAATTCTCTGAGCCAATTCCCAGTCACTAA
- a CDS encoding nucleotidyltransferase family protein, with the protein MSSSSSFTAIVLAGDRTPDDPVARAAGVSCKALTPVGGIPMVLRVLGALAEAQAIGNRILCGPAWHAVETHKELHDLIASGQVKWVEPQATPSSSAHAVMQSLPHEQPVLLVTADHALLSARLIDYFCSEARSRNCDVAVGFAAYDLVASAYPDMKRTVMKFRGSRVCGCNLYAFLSARGRSAAAFWRQVETLRKKPIQLISALGWIPVLRYLLGQFTLRDALSRLSRRLDLSIEAVMLPFPEASLDVDKVSDWELAQRIAERKGS; encoded by the coding sequence ATGAGCAGCAGTTCGTCGTTCACCGCCATTGTCCTCGCCGGAGACCGGACGCCGGATGATCCGGTGGCCCGCGCAGCCGGTGTGTCGTGCAAAGCCTTAACGCCTGTTGGAGGCATCCCCATGGTTCTCCGCGTGCTGGGTGCCCTGGCCGAGGCGCAGGCCATCGGAAACCGGATCTTATGCGGGCCCGCGTGGCATGCGGTAGAGACACACAAGGAGCTTCACGATCTGATTGCTTCGGGCCAGGTGAAATGGGTTGAGCCTCAGGCAACTCCCAGCTCCAGCGCTCACGCTGTGATGCAATCCCTTCCCCACGAACAACCGGTGCTGCTGGTCACGGCCGACCACGCCCTCTTGAGCGCGCGACTCATCGACTATTTTTGTTCGGAAGCAAGGAGCAGGAACTGTGATGTGGCGGTAGGATTCGCCGCCTACGATCTGGTGGCCTCAGCCTACCCGGACATGAAGCGAACGGTGATGAAGTTTAGGGGTAGTCGAGTATGCGGATGCAATCTGTACGCGTTTTTGAGCGCACGAGGACGTTCGGCAGCGGCATTTTGGCGCCAAGTGGAAACACTTCGCAAGAAACCCATCCAACTGATCTCGGCACTAGGATGGATACCCGTTTTGCGGTATCTACTCGGACAATTCACCCTTCGTGATGCCCTCTCTCGTCTCTCGCGCCGGTTAGACCTCTCGATCGAAGCGGTGATGCTTCCGTTTCCTGAAGCGTCATTGGACGTGGATAAAGTTAGTGACTGGGAATTGGCTCAGAGAATTGCTGAGCGGAAGGGGTCTTGA
- a CDS encoding N-acetyltransferase, with translation MPSAAEPLRIAMVSGSHDLHRFIRVPWSIYAEDPAWVPPLLVERRDHLSQRNPYFAHARSCFWLAYRGANPVGRISAQVDELWESRYRDATGFFGMLEAEDVAETFHALLGTAEAWLRDQGMSRIRGPFSFSSNQECGLLVEGYDTPPMIMMGHARPYYADRTLAEGYKGVKDLLAYRLATDFTPPKFMEAVLAKASGIARIRPLRRSQWKEELQILRDIFEDAWSTNWGFVPFTEEEFQHLGNSLRQWVEDDFVQIAEVDGVPAAMIVVFPNLNEAIRDLDGRLLPFGWLKLLWRLKVAFPQTARVPLMGVRKRYQGGAIGTALAFLLIERVRSHGLKRGVREVELSWILEDNMPMRNILAALGSTPYKRYRIYERTL, from the coding sequence ATGCCGTCGGCTGCTGAGCCCCTACGAATCGCAATGGTAAGCGGGTCCCACGACCTTCACCGTTTCATACGTGTTCCCTGGTCGATCTATGCCGAAGATCCGGCATGGGTCCCGCCCTTGTTGGTCGAGCGACGCGACCACCTTTCTCAGCGCAACCCGTATTTCGCGCACGCTCGCAGCTGTTTTTGGCTTGCCTACCGCGGCGCCAATCCCGTCGGACGAATCAGCGCTCAGGTGGACGAATTGTGGGAGTCCCGCTATCGCGACGCAACAGGATTCTTCGGCATGCTCGAAGCCGAGGATGTGGCAGAGACGTTCCACGCATTGCTGGGCACGGCGGAAGCCTGGCTGCGTGACCAAGGGATGTCGCGCATTCGCGGCCCGTTCAGCTTCTCGAGCAACCAGGAGTGCGGGCTGCTCGTGGAGGGCTACGACACGCCCCCAATGATTATGATGGGCCACGCCCGCCCGTATTACGCCGATCGGACCCTGGCCGAGGGATACAAGGGAGTTAAAGACCTGTTGGCTTACCGCCTCGCCACCGATTTCACGCCTCCCAAGTTCATGGAAGCGGTTCTAGCCAAAGCTTCCGGCATCGCACGGATCAGGCCATTGCGCAGGTCGCAATGGAAGGAGGAACTCCAGATTCTCAGAGATATCTTCGAGGACGCCTGGTCCACAAACTGGGGCTTTGTTCCCTTCACGGAGGAAGAGTTTCAGCATTTAGGGAACAGCTTGCGACAGTGGGTCGAGGACGATTTCGTCCAAATTGCCGAAGTCGACGGGGTGCCTGCCGCAATGATCGTCGTGTTTCCAAATTTAAATGAGGCGATCCGGGACTTAGATGGACGCTTGCTTCCCTTCGGATGGTTGAAGCTCTTGTGGCGCCTCAAGGTGGCATTTCCTCAAACGGCTCGCGTGCCCCTCATGGGTGTCCGTAAGCGTTACCAAGGGGGTGCGATCGGAACCGCGCTGGCCTTCCTGCTCATCGAGAGGGTGCGCAGTCACGGCCTCAAGCGCGGAGTCCGGGAGGTGGAGTTATCCTGGATCCTGGAAGACAATATGCCAATGCGGAATATACTGGCCGCGCTCGGCAGCACTCCCTACAAACGCTACCGGATCTATGAAAGGACATTGTGA
- a CDS encoding HIT family protein → MRKFGYPDSTVKEFTNWIILLRPQQLTLGSLVLVCKEPATAFSAVSTEAFAELRQVTTQVERGLQGAFTYDKINYLMLMMVDPHVHFHVVPRYGQERTFEGQKFYDYAWPGPPDFSRGNQTKEETNRAILSHLKAFINSGSCRL, encoded by the coding sequence ATGAGAAAATTTGGGTATCCTGACAGTACCGTCAAGGAATTCACAAATTGGATCATCTTGTTGCGTCCCCAGCAACTTACGCTCGGATCACTGGTACTGGTGTGTAAAGAGCCAGCGACCGCCTTCTCCGCAGTGAGCACAGAAGCCTTTGCAGAACTCCGGCAAGTCACCACGCAGGTGGAACGGGGACTACAAGGTGCCTTTACGTACGATAAGATTAACTATCTGATGCTCATGATGGTGGATCCACATGTGCATTTTCATGTTGTCCCTCGTTACGGTCAAGAACGTACGTTCGAGGGGCAGAAATTTTACGACTATGCCTGGCCGGGTCCGCCGGACTTTTCACGGGGCAATCAGACGAAGGAAGAGACCAATAGAGCCATTTTATCCCATCTGAAAGCTTTCATTAACTCTGGCTCTTGCCGATTGTGA
- a CDS encoding fatty acyl-AMP ligase has product MTLQPTPTENSIPLRTADFTTLAEALDYAAQGQTGFNFYGDRGELSVVQSYAVLREQARTLARRLLSLRLERGARVAIVAETDPDFQRFFFACQYAGLVPVPLPAALLMSGRKSYIANLRALLENCQASIAMAPSEFLPFLVESAEGLGLSQIGAADVFDRLPEFQEALRPSEPNEMAYLQYTSGSTRFPRGVMITQSAALANLEGITKHGLKIRPGDRAVSWLPFYHDMGLVGFVLAPMVSQVSVDYLKTRAFAMRPRLWLSLMTQTRATISFGPSFGYEMCVRRLRQDEVVKFDLSAWRAAGVGAETIRADALEEFADVLGPSGFNPGAFLACYGMAECCLAVSFAPLDEGISIDQVDRAHLSERGAALPVNERSGSSDIGSTNTNRFVNCGIPLPGVQVEVRDELGCVLPDRHAGVIFLRGLNVMSGYFGDPEKTREVLSSDGWLDTGDIGYMIEGSIVIIGRKKDVIIMNGRNIWPQDLEHLAQELPGIRPGDVCAFSIQGPDQSEMAVMVVQCRELNAAKHTDFIHRIQGLIREHFALHCFVELVPPHTLPHTSSGKLSRSKTREQFLSRNDVAQLFSSSNRSGNTRPPQRSQQAVSCAASLR; this is encoded by the coding sequence ATGACACTGCAGCCAACCCCAACTGAAAATTCAATCCCACTTCGAACCGCGGACTTTACCACGTTGGCCGAAGCTCTGGATTATGCAGCCCAGGGACAAACCGGGTTCAATTTCTACGGGGACCGGGGTGAACTTTCCGTGGTCCAAAGTTATGCTGTGCTTCGCGAGCAGGCGCGGACCTTGGCGCGGCGTCTGTTGAGCTTGAGGCTTGAACGAGGAGCGCGAGTGGCGATCGTGGCGGAGACGGATCCCGATTTTCAGCGCTTTTTCTTTGCCTGTCAGTATGCCGGTCTGGTGCCGGTTCCTCTACCGGCGGCGCTTCTGATGTCCGGACGCAAAAGTTATATCGCCAACCTCAGGGCGCTGTTGGAGAACTGCCAGGCGTCTATCGCGATGGCGCCGTCTGAGTTTTTACCATTCCTGGTCGAATCAGCCGAAGGGTTGGGGTTGAGCCAGATAGGCGCCGCAGATGTGTTTGATCGTCTTCCGGAGTTCCAGGAGGCGTTGCGCCCCTCGGAGCCCAACGAGATGGCCTATCTTCAATACACTTCGGGGAGTACCCGCTTCCCACGCGGGGTGATGATTACCCAATCGGCTGCGCTGGCAAACTTGGAGGGCATCACTAAACACGGCCTCAAGATCCGCCCTGGAGATCGCGCCGTGTCCTGGCTCCCGTTCTATCACGACATGGGACTTGTGGGGTTCGTGCTCGCACCGATGGTGTCCCAGGTATCTGTGGACTACTTGAAAACACGGGCATTTGCCATGCGGCCCCGTTTGTGGCTCTCCCTGATGACGCAGACCAGGGCAACCATTTCCTTTGGCCCGTCTTTCGGATATGAGATGTGCGTGAGGCGTCTCAGGCAGGATGAGGTCGTCAAGTTCGACCTCAGCGCCTGGCGAGCCGCCGGTGTGGGTGCTGAAACCATCCGGGCTGATGCTTTAGAGGAGTTTGCCGATGTGCTCGGACCGAGTGGATTCAATCCCGGCGCATTTTTGGCCTGTTACGGAATGGCGGAATGTTGCCTCGCCGTCAGTTTTGCACCCCTTGATGAGGGGATTTCCATTGATCAAGTTGACCGGGCTCATTTGTCGGAGCGGGGAGCAGCGTTGCCTGTCAATGAACGCAGTGGGAGTTCCGATATTGGCAGCACAAACACGAACCGATTTGTGAACTGCGGCATTCCTCTCCCTGGCGTCCAAGTTGAGGTGCGGGATGAGCTAGGGTGTGTTCTGCCGGACCGCCACGCGGGCGTGATCTTTCTTCGTGGACTCAACGTCATGTCCGGATACTTCGGCGATCCTGAAAAAACCCGGGAAGTCTTGTCATCGGACGGATGGCTGGACACCGGAGATATTGGCTACATGATAGAAGGCAGCATCGTGATCATTGGTCGGAAGAAAGACGTCATTATCATGAACGGCCGAAACATCTGGCCCCAGGATTTGGAGCACCTCGCCCAAGAGTTGCCCGGGATCAGGCCGGGCGATGTGTGCGCGTTCTCGATCCAGGGTCCTGACCAATCGGAAATGGCGGTGATGGTGGTCCAGTGCCGTGAGCTCAATGCTGCAAAACATACCGATTTCATTCATCGGATACAGGGGTTGATCCGCGAACACTTTGCGCTCCACTGTTTCGTTGAACTCGTGCCCCCCCATACTCTGCCGCACACGTCTTCCGGTAAGCTTTCCCGTTCCAAGACACGGGAGCAATTTCTGAGCCGAAATGACGTGGCCCAACTCTTCTCCAGCTCAAACAGGTCCGGTAACACCCGCCCACCGCAGCGCAGCCAGCAAGCGGTCTCATGCGCGGCGTCATTGCGTTGA
- a CDS encoding NAD(P)-dependent oxidoreductase: MRGVIALTGATGFIGSVIARKLVQEGWCVRALIRPPSSSARLAGTTVQWVQGTFEDLDSLERLVGDADVVVHCAGAVRGITEADFFQANVEAVARLAHLASSRNPAPRFLLISSLAAREPNLSPYAASKRMGEIALTKVGDRLTWTVLRPPAVYGPGDREMLPLLRLMLRGIAPVVGGSDARFSMLYVDDLADAVVKWLASDSRENRVFELDDGHPGGYSWCEIVETVERLRGKGVVRVRVPGPVLNLAARLNTLAASIIGYRPMLTLGKVRELRHPDWVCDNSIYYRVANWAPTVRLEEGLRYTLGLSASPAIGTRA; this comes from the coding sequence ATGCGCGGCGTCATTGCGTTGACGGGGGCGACCGGATTCATCGGTAGCGTCATAGCTCGAAAGCTGGTACAAGAGGGATGGTGCGTGCGTGCCCTCATCCGCCCGCCTTCATCTTCAGCACGTCTCGCGGGCACCACGGTCCAATGGGTTCAGGGCACGTTCGAAGATCTCGATAGCCTCGAAAGGTTGGTTGGAGATGCGGATGTCGTGGTCCATTGCGCAGGGGCCGTGCGGGGAATTACCGAGGCTGACTTTTTCCAGGCCAATGTAGAAGCGGTCGCACGGTTGGCCCACCTGGCATCCAGCCGGAACCCCGCTCCAAGGTTTCTCCTGATTTCCTCTTTGGCAGCTCGGGAGCCGAATCTGTCACCCTATGCGGCCAGCAAGCGGATGGGGGAGATCGCCCTCACCAAGGTCGGCGACCGGCTTACCTGGACCGTGTTGCGCCCTCCGGCAGTCTATGGTCCCGGGGATCGTGAGATGCTTCCCTTGCTTCGTTTGATGCTTCGCGGGATCGCTCCCGTAGTTGGTGGAAGCGATGCTCGATTCTCCATGCTCTACGTGGACGACCTGGCCGACGCCGTAGTGAAATGGCTGGCCAGCGACAGCCGGGAGAACCGCGTGTTCGAGCTGGACGACGGGCACCCCGGTGGGTATAGCTGGTGTGAGATCGTGGAGACAGTCGAGCGACTCCGGGGAAAAGGGGTGGTTCGTGTCCGGGTGCCGGGACCGGTTTTGAATTTGGCTGCGAGACTCAACACGCTGGCTGCATCTATAATAGGGTACAGACCCATGCTCACCCTGGGGAAAGTGCGTGAGCTTAGACATCCGGACTGGGTGTGTGATAATTCTATCTATTACCGTGTCGCCAATTGGGCGCCGACCGTGCGTTTGGAAGAAGGCCTGCGGTACACTCTTGGCCTCAGTGCTTCTCCCGCAATAGGCACTCGCGCATAA
- a CDS encoding acyl carrier protein → MTRYEEILLQLYEILKSYAKDGQSLSEDTELLSDLGLDSMKVMQLLLETEERFDISIPLNIIPNVRTAGDFARQIEQLTEQR, encoded by the coding sequence ATGACGCGCTACGAGGAGATCCTTCTTCAACTCTACGAGATTTTAAAGTCGTACGCAAAGGACGGGCAGAGCCTTTCCGAGGACACGGAGCTCCTGTCCGATCTCGGACTCGATTCGATGAAGGTCATGCAACTCCTGCTCGAGACGGAGGAGCGGTTCGACATTTCCATTCCATTAAACATCATCCCGAACGTCCGGACCGCCGGGGATTTTGCCCGACAGATCGAGCAGCTCACGGAGCAACGATAA
- a CDS encoding aminotransferase class I/II-fold pyridoxal phosphate-dependent enzyme, translated as MALLEKFRQLAEAHEALVRTSTDPFRVTIERILSPTEAIVNGKQMILAGTNNYLGLTFDPECLDAAAKAVYEQGTGTTGSRMANGSFNGHAALEHELADFYGRRWCVVFSTGYLANLGVISALTGQEDVILIDADCHASIYDGCRMSGAEVIRFHHNDPGDLHKRLRRLGERRTNTLIIVEGIYSMLGDQAPLSEFVALKKEYGAYLLLDEAHSLGVLGEQGRGLSEAAHVDSGIDFIVGTFSKSLGATGGFCVSDHHEMELTRYVSRPYIFTASLCPSVIASTRAALRILQTRPELRTRLWNNARRLYDRLKELGFKLGPAVSPIVAALFERREEAIAFWNGLLEQGVYVNMILPPAAPEGGSLLRCSVSAAHTEEQIDRICHAFESLRGS; from the coding sequence ATGGCCCTTTTGGAGAAATTCCGACAACTCGCTGAAGCTCACGAGGCGCTTGTGCGGACGAGCACGGACCCGTTCCGGGTGACGATCGAGCGGATCCTTTCGCCGACCGAAGCGATCGTGAACGGCAAGCAAATGATTCTGGCCGGTACGAACAACTATCTCGGCCTCACCTTTGATCCCGAATGTCTGGATGCGGCGGCCAAAGCCGTGTACGAGCAGGGAACGGGGACCACCGGGTCCAGAATGGCCAATGGCAGCTTCAATGGCCACGCTGCTCTGGAGCACGAGTTGGCGGACTTTTATGGACGCCGGTGGTGCGTCGTGTTCTCAACCGGTTACCTTGCCAACCTAGGTGTCATCTCAGCTCTTACCGGCCAGGAAGATGTGATTCTCATCGATGCCGATTGTCATGCGAGCATTTATGACGGCTGTCGGATGAGCGGGGCCGAGGTGATTCGGTTCCATCACAACGACCCGGGCGATCTCCACAAGCGGCTGCGGCGCTTAGGGGAGCGTCGCACGAACACCCTCATTATCGTGGAAGGCATCTATAGCATGTTGGGAGACCAGGCGCCGCTGTCGGAATTCGTAGCCCTGAAGAAGGAATACGGGGCCTATCTCCTCCTGGACGAGGCCCATTCACTGGGGGTCCTGGGTGAGCAGGGACGTGGACTGTCTGAAGCGGCTCACGTGGATAGCGGTATCGACTTCATCGTCGGGACCTTCAGCAAGAGTTTGGGAGCGACCGGCGGCTTCTGCGTCTCGGATCATCACGAGATGGAGCTGACCCGGTACGTCAGCCGTCCCTATATTTTCACGGCCTCCCTCTGTCCATCAGTCATTGCCTCGACGAGAGCCGCCCTGCGGATTCTCCAGACCCGACCGGAGCTGCGCACGAGACTGTGGAACAATGCCCGCCGCTTGTATGATCGCCTCAAAGAACTGGGGTTCAAGCTCGGACCCGCCGTGAGTCCGATTGTCGCTGCGTTGTTCGAGCGACGGGAGGAGGCGATTGCGTTCTGGAACGGCCTGCTCGAGCAAGGCGTCTATGTGAACATGATCCTGCCTCCGGCCGCCCCCGAAGGGGGAAGCCTGCTTCGATGCAGCGTCAGCGCGGCCCATACGGAGGAACAGATCGACCGAATTTGTCACGCCTTCGAGTCCCTCAGGGGGTCCTGA
- a CDS encoding mitochondrial fission ELM1 family protein → MGREANPTVWVLTDDRPGNNSQSIGLAEALGWPYEKKPLQFYRFARFLARLPNGLLGISPVGIRAGRHSPLLPPWPDLVIATGRRLAPIARWIRRQSRGCSCIVHLGRRGAYNPEHFDLVVSCAHFALMPHVRRMEVVAPVNPIGPSRLAQAATRWPNLFGHAPRPHIVLLVGGTSSFCSFDEEAARRLGREVRAFAASAGGTVHAVTSRRTGERQASALEEELGKSHSVRRWQPTGNENPYLGYLATADVLVVTGDSESMLAEAVASGKPVYIYPLPECFPGTLGKVREQFREWVVAHATAGQSDYDASGSGRQGWQRRWCTFLLSRSLVLPPRNIKRLHQGLYRLEVARPFGTELVMRPCPALYEAERVARQVRAILRIQEENPVEAETKEVESVLTKV, encoded by the coding sequence ATGGGCAGAGAAGCCAACCCGACCGTATGGGTCTTGACCGACGATCGGCCAGGGAACAACTCGCAATCCATCGGATTAGCCGAAGCACTGGGATGGCCCTATGAAAAAAAGCCCCTCCAGTTTTACCGCTTTGCCCGGTTCCTCGCTCGCTTACCTAACGGACTCCTTGGCATCAGTCCTGTCGGCATCCGAGCAGGTCGGCATTCCCCGCTCCTGCCACCGTGGCCGGACCTGGTGATTGCCACAGGCAGGCGTCTCGCTCCCATAGCACGTTGGATCAGGCGGCAAAGTCGAGGGTGTTCGTGCATTGTTCATCTGGGACGCAGGGGTGCCTATAATCCAGAGCATTTCGATCTGGTCGTTTCCTGCGCACACTTCGCTCTGATGCCGCATGTCCGTCGAATGGAAGTCGTTGCGCCGGTGAATCCTATAGGGCCAAGTCGGCTGGCCCAAGCAGCGACCCGATGGCCCAACTTGTTCGGTCACGCTCCCCGGCCACACATCGTGTTGTTGGTCGGGGGAACGTCCTCCTTCTGCAGCTTCGATGAAGAGGCCGCGAGGCGTTTGGGCCGTGAAGTTCGTGCCTTTGCCGCGTCAGCCGGAGGGACCGTGCATGCCGTGACCAGTCGCAGGACTGGTGAACGCCAGGCATCGGCGCTTGAGGAGGAACTTGGCAAATCACACTCCGTGCGCCGTTGGCAACCGACGGGCAATGAAAATCCGTATCTGGGATATCTGGCGACAGCAGATGTCCTCGTCGTGACCGGCGACAGCGAATCCATGCTGGCGGAAGCTGTTGCCTCGGGCAAGCCGGTGTACATTTATCCGTTGCCGGAGTGTTTCCCCGGAACTCTGGGGAAGGTCAGGGAACAATTCAGAGAATGGGTCGTGGCTCACGCCACAGCTGGCCAGTCTGACTACGACGCATCAGGGTCAGGGCGACAGGGCTGGCAAAGAAGGTGGTGCACATTTCTGCTTTCTCGATCGCTGGTGTTGCCTCCTCGAAACATCAAGAGATTACACCAGGGACTGTACCGTCTAGAGGTTGCCAGGCCTTTTGGGACTGAACTGGTGATGAGACCATGTCCGGCGCTGTACGAGGCCGAGCGAGTGGCTCGACAGGTGCGCGCGATTCTGAGGATCCAGGAGGAAAATCCTGTCGAAGCCGAGACAAAGGAAGTGGAATCGGTGCTGACGAAAGTCTGA
- a CDS encoding glycosyltransferase, with product MELVVPAPISNVQRTTVDPQKKLHLALFISGLSVGGVERTMLALAHGLAQRGHRVDLVVTKGQGFFHEAVSPLVRLVDLERWWMRLPIIGWSKRARTLASPPALARYLRRHRPDVLLAASHYVNLAAIWGCRLAGTGTPLVIRQCTHLSRAIVNTNFPTGRRPFLGWMARRYFRDAEAILAVSNGVADDLASVAALPRQAIRTIYNPVVTPDLQARVSAPLDHPWFAPGAPPVLLGVGRLAAQKDFPTLIRAFARIRAHRPVRLMILGEGKKRRELEELADSLGVRQDLALPGFEENPFAYMARATVFVLSSAYEGLPGVLIQAMACGCPVVSTDCPSGPMEILEHGSYGPLVPVGDDTAMAEAIQTVLDTPPGQERLRMRAAEFSMDRAVEQHLEVLFAVYRKSHV from the coding sequence ATGGAGCTGGTGGTTCCCGCGCCGATCTCGAACGTGCAACGGACGACCGTTGATCCTCAGAAAAAACTCCATCTGGCGTTATTCATCTCAGGCCTCTCCGTGGGGGGCGTGGAGCGGACGATGCTCGCGCTGGCTCATGGCCTGGCCCAACGCGGCCACCGAGTCGACCTCGTAGTCACCAAAGGACAAGGGTTCTTTCATGAGGCCGTGTCACCCCTCGTGCGGCTGGTTGATCTCGAGCGCTGGTGGATGCGCCTGCCCATCATTGGATGGTCGAAACGGGCGCGTACCCTTGCCAGTCCGCCGGCCCTCGCCCGCTATCTGCGCCGCCATCGCCCCGACGTCCTGCTGGCGGCCTCCCACTACGTCAACCTGGCGGCGATCTGGGGCTGCCGGCTCGCGGGAACCGGGACCCCCTTGGTGATTAGGCAGTGCACGCATCTCTCCCGCGCGATCGTCAACACGAACTTCCCGACAGGGCGCCGTCCGTTTCTGGGATGGATGGCGCGCCGGTATTTCCGGGACGCCGAGGCAATCCTGGCAGTTTCCAATGGTGTGGCCGACGACCTCGCCTCCGTTGCAGCGCTACCCCGTCAGGCGATTCGTACGATTTACAACCCGGTCGTCACCCCTGACCTACAAGCGCGGGTGTCCGCCCCTCTCGACCATCCCTGGTTCGCACCGGGCGCGCCGCCTGTCCTCTTGGGAGTCGGCCGGCTAGCAGCCCAAAAAGATTTTCCCACTTTGATTCGGGCCTTTGCCAGGATCCGCGCCCATCGGCCCGTCCGGTTGATGATTCTCGGAGAGGGGAAAAAGCGACGAGAACTGGAGGAGCTGGCGGATTCGCTCGGCGTCCGCCAGGATCTCGCATTGCCGGGATTCGAGGAGAACCCCTTTGCCTATATGGCGCGCGCCACGGTCTTCGTCCTTTCGTCTGCCTATGAAGGACTACCAGGTGTCCTCATACAAGCCATGGCCTGTGGCTGTCCAGTCGTCAGCACCGATTGCCCCAGCGGCCCGATGGAGATTTTGGAGCATGGCAGCTATGGCCCCCTCGTTCCGGTCGGCGACGATACCGCGATGGCCGAAGCGATCCAAACGGTGTTGGACACCCCGCCGGGCCAGGAACGATTGAGGATGCGCGCGGCGGAGTTTTCCATGGACCGCGCCGTGGAGCAGCATCTTGAAGTCTTGTTCGCGGTCTACAGAAAGAGCCATGTCTGA